Sequence from the Rutidosis leptorrhynchoides isolate AG116_Rl617_1_P2 chromosome 3, CSIRO_AGI_Rlap_v1, whole genome shotgun sequence genome:
aataataataataataatctatttatattataataacaaacaaaAAAATAGATCATATATATTGCCAACTTTTAATCATAACCTTTCATTAAAATAAATTCTTCAAATCTTGACCATTAGTTAAACACTTAAAGATTATGACCTCATAAACACTTATCATCATTGTTTATTTACCCAACTACTCTCAGAATacatttctttaaaaaaaaaaaaaaaaaaaaaaaaaaaacaccggtTAGAATTCCTAAATCAGGGGTTTAGTCAATAAGGAATGTAACACGGAAGAAATAAGGAAAATTAGGGTCAATACATATCAATCCATTCTCAATTCCTCGCTCCCTTCTTCTTCGTCATCATCATCAAAAATCTCCGAGTCATCGATGCGTATTGCTGCCTTCTTAATCATTATCAAAATACTTTCAGTTATTATGCACTAAACTTTGCTATTTTGATAGATACTTTCAGAATCTAAGATCGATCGTGAAAGTAATTGCAATAATCTGGGAATCGTAAAGAAAGAAACGAATCTGAGATTTATTACAAATTGAGTTTGTTGAATTGAGATTACAAATTGAGAGAGGGAAAACTGTTAACTGAAAAACATGAACTAATCTACCACAATCACGAGCTATTAATACAGATATCCCCTAACCTAATTACATTTACGACATCTAAACTAATTTGCCCGCCTATTAAATATCTTGAACGAattttgacttttctgttgacttcaTCTTGAGCTGGTGACGATTGGGGAAAGAGCACGTGCCTCACACGTGGATTATAAAATGACTATATCAATCCCTTCCTCTTCAAAACATTCTTGACCTCAAGAATGGTGAATAGCAAAATCAAACTCTGGAAAACGATTGGCGATATCCTTTGCAAGTTCCCAAGTTGCATCTTCAACACTTCCCATCTGCCATTGAACAAGAACATAGATCACATCTCTATTGTCTTTTTTCACCATTTTCCTATCTAACACCTTCAAAGGAGCTACAGCTAGTAACCCATCTGGATCCATGTGAGGTAGGGTACCCATTGCTGTAGGAATGGACCCCTTGTGCAGTTTGAgctgagaaacatgaaatgtaggATGTATTCGTGCATTAGCTGGCAGATCCAGCTTATAAGCTACTGCACCAACCTTTGATACAATTAAGAATGGTCCATAGTACTTTGAAGATAACTTGTGAAATGTAGCTTTTCTCATGGAATTTTGCCTGTAGGGTTGCAACTTCAAATAAACCCAATCCCCTACATTGAACTCCCCGTCAGACCTTTTCAAATCAGCATAATGTTTCATTCTAGCTTGTGCTCTTTGAATATGATATTGAAGAATTTTAATTGCTTCCTCTCTAGCTTGTAATGATCTGTCTACATTTTCAACTCTACTTGTACCCTGAGCATAAGTGATTGGTGTGTTGGGTTGTTGACCATAGACTATTTCAAAAGGTGTTGTTTGAATGGCAGTATGGAATGTAGTGTTATACCAATACTCAGCTAAAGGCAGCCATTTGACCCACTCTTTTGGTTTTTCACCAATCATACACCTCAAAAAGCATTCCACACATCTGTTGACTACTTCTgtttgaccatccgtctgtggatggtAAGCTGTTGACATATGCAGGCTCACGTGTAAAATCTTGAATAGTTCCTTCCAAAAGACACTAGTGAACACCTTATCTCTATCACTAATGATGATTTTTGGTAACCCATGCAATTTATAGATGTTGTCCATGAAAACAGTAGCAATTTGTGCAGCTGTAAATGGATGAGTCAAGGCTATAAAATGCCCATACTTGCTTAATCTATATACTACCACCATTATTGTAGATTTTCCATTGGACAAGGGCAGACCCTCAATAAAATCCATAGAGATTTCCATCCATACCTGCGTTGGAATAGGTAAAGGCTGCAAAAACCCTGGTGACCTTGCCAAATCAGCTTTATTTCTTTGACAAATAGTACATGTAGTCACATGTTGCTGCATATGTTTCCTCATTTTTTTCCAATAAAAACAAGCTCCAATTTTCTTTGTGGATGTGACAATACCTGAATGCCCACCAACTGAGTCTGAGTGAAAATGTTGAAGCAACTGCTGCCTTAATTCACTGTTACACCCCACCACCATTTTTCCCTTCCTAAACAGTAGGCCATCTTTCAAGGTATAGTGCTTTGACTTCACATTTCCCAATTGCAATTGTCGTATGAAATTTTGTAGGTCCCCATCCTGGTCAACACTGACTTTAATTCTATCCACCAAGTCACTTTGAATTGTTGTAGCTTGTAAAGAAAATAATTGACCACACCCCTCAACCCTTGATAATGCATCAGCTGCTATATTTTCTTTGCCACTCTTATACATGATCTCATAATCAAATCCCATTAACTTTGGCATCCATTTCATTTGTGTAGGAGTTGAGATCCTTTGATCCATTAGGTACTTGAGGCTTAAGTGGTCTGTTTTGATAATTAAATGCCTATCCAACAAATAACCCCTCCATCTATCTAATGCCAATATTATAGCTAAAAACTCCTTCTCATAAGTGGACATTGATTGATGCCTAATGGATAAGGTTTTACTCAAATATGCAATGGGGTGACCTTCTTGTTGTAGCACTGCACCAACCCCTGTACCTGAAGCATCAGTTTCAATGATAAAAGGTTTATCAAAGTTTGGCAAAGCTAAAACTAGGGTTTGTTGCATAGCTTGTTTCAACTCTTGGAATGCTACAGTAGCATCTTCATTCCACACAAAAGAATCCTTTTTGAGTAAATTAGTCAATGGTTGACTAATACTTGCATAGCCTttgatgaatcttctgtaatacCCTGTTAATCCAAGGAACCCCTCAACTGTTTCAAATTAATTGGCATGGGCCAATTAGCCATGGCTTCAATTTTACTAGGATCAGTAGACACCCCTTTATCTGAGATCACGTGACCCAAGTATTCAACTTTATTAGTACCAAAGACACACTTGGACATCTTTGCAAACAATTGGTGCTGCTGCATCACCTTTAGCACCATTTCCAAATGTTTCAAATGCTCTTGCAGATTAGAGCTATATACTAAGATGTCATCAAAGAAAACCAAGGTGAACTTTCTTAAAAAGGGTTTAAACACTTCATTCATCAAAGCTTGGAAGGTTGAAGGTGCATTAGTGAGCCCAAATGGCATTACTAGGAACTCATAGTGCCCTTCATGAGTCCTAAATGCAGTTTTTTCTATATCTTGATCATGCATTCTTATTCGATGGTACCCTGACCTCAAATCTAACTTAGAAAAAATCTGTGACCCTCCCAATTCATCAATGAGTTCTTCTACCAAAGGAATAGGAAACTTATCTTTGATGGTGTGCTTATTTAATTCCCTATAGTCTACACACATACAccaagatccatccttcttcttaaccaaCACTATAGGAGATGAGTAGGGACTTTGACTTGACCTTATAACCCCTGAATCTAACAATTCTTTGACCATATCTTCTATGGCATCCTTCTGTGTTGGAGAATGCCTGTAGGGTCTTAAATTGATAGGTTGTGTGTCAGGTTTGAGTGAGATCTTGTGATCACATGATCTCTTAGGTGGTAGCTGAGTAGGCACCACAAAGATATCTTGATATTTGTGCAGTAATGACTGGAATGCTAGTGTCTGACCTTGAACATCAGCTTTGCCTTCTTGCATTTCCATGCTCCAAAGTGAAGCTGGATACACACATAAATGCATTGCATTTAGCTGAGCAGTTGACCTATGTTGACCTTTAGCATCAACCTTTTGTTTGCCTCTTAATTCAACCTTCTTCCCCATGTAGTGAAATGTCATCTTCAAATTCTTAAAATTCCACACAATGTCACCCAAAGTTTTTAACCAATGTATACCCAAAACCATTTCACTACCACCCAGTGGTATAAATACCATATCACTTGTGAAAGTTTGACCACAAATTTGCCAAGTCAACTTTTCACATTGATTGGTACTCATCAGTTTACTACCTCCTGGAACCAAAACCAACATGGGATCAATTCCCTCAAGCTTACAACCTAGTTGTTTAGTAGTTGCTAAATCCAAGAAATTATGGCTACTCCCAGAGTCTATTAATATGTCTAGAGAATGATCTCGAATATGACCCATAACCCTCATAAGTTGATAACTATTTGCACCTTTGAGAGCATTAAGTGAAATTTGTGGTGTACCATTTAAAGCATTTAAAGAAATAACTTGAGTGTATTCATCCTTTTCTATCCCATCTTCCCACATTATTTCATCATTGCAATCAAAAGCAGGTTCATCATTGTCTGCTTCACTAGCCCCTAATACCTCCAAAGAATATAATTGACCACTACATTTGTGGCCTGGCACATATTTTTCATCACAATAGAAGCACAAATGTTTAGCTCTTTTTTCTTCAATTTCTTTTTGGGTCAATTGTCTTCTATTGCTAGTTGCAGTAACTTTAGGGGTGTATTGGTCAAAGCTAAGGTACTAGGGTTATTAGCAGTTATCCCCACTTTTGAACCCCCAAACCCACCATATGAGCTTTTATTACTGTAGCTGTTACTCCTTGGTAAAGGTAATATTGGGTTGTACCTTTTCCTAGTAGCTGTTAGTGTTTCTTCTTGCATCTTAGCCAAGCACATAGCATCCTCTAAGGTTCTTGGTCTGAACATTCTCACAGGCATTTCAATCTCTTTTTGTAAGCCAGCCACATACAAGCTTATGGCTTGCTTTTCATTCACCTCCACCTTATTGAGAAGGGCTTCAAACTCATCATTGTAGACCTGCACCAACCCTGTATGCCTAAGATTCTTGAGCTCACCCAATGGATCTTGGATGCTTAGACTGAATCTTTTGAGTATTGCTTCTTGATAATAATTCCAATCCACATCTTCTCCATTTTACCTAATGAATTGTTGGTGCCAGGTTAGGGCTTTTTTCTGCAAGTGAATTGAAGCTATCCTAATTTTATCATCCTCATCAATCCTATCTACTACAAAGAACTGATTGCAATGATACAACCATTCTTTAACATCAGTACCATCGAACTTAGGGAACTCCAATTTAGTTAGTCTGGTGATTTGTGAACCTCTGTTACTAGCCCCTTCACCATTTCTAACTCTTTGCAGCTCATCAGTCAAATATTGTTGCTGAGTTAAGAATCCATTAATTCTTGAGTTATTGTTGCCTATCTGCTTGCTCATCTCCGCCATTGTTTTGCTAATTTCTGCCACAGAAGCTTGCAATTGCTCGAACATGCTGACGTCATCCGCACTTCTGGTAGTCGCCACCATTATTGATTTCTTGTGTCAAATTGATCAATCGTAGTCGCAtgattatgctctgataccaatttgataGATACTTTCAGAATCTAAGATCGATCGTGAAAGTAATTGCAATAATCTGGGAATCGTAAAGAAAGAAACGAATCTGAGATTTATTACAAATTGAGTTTGTTGAATTGAGATTACAAATTGAGAGAGGGAAAACTGTTAACTGAAAAACATGAACTAATCTACCACAATCACGAGCTATTAATACAGATATCGCCTAACCTAATTACAGTTACGACATCTGAACTAATTTGCCCGCCTATTAACTATCTTGAACAAattttgacttttctgttgacttcaTCTTGAGCTGGTGACGATTGGGGAAAGAGCACGTGCCTCACACGTGGATTATAAAATGACTATATCATATTCTTGGTGTTCCAGAATACCTTGTACATGACAAACTTACAAGAGCTATATTTAGGTCGCAATCGTATAGAATCTATCAACTTATTTGGGTTCAACTGTATCAAGAAGCTCAGTTTACAAAGCAATTAACAACTTCTATGAATGGGGTAGAGGtaacttttataaatttatttttaactgtACCTTCTGTGTACTACTGCAATTGACTTCTAATATTGACTATATGAGATGTTAATATTTGTTATTGTTAAATTACAGTAGTGGTTTGCTTGACATACACTGTATTTTGTTAATATATTATGAGGTCCAAATATGTATTACACTTTTGTTTGGTTTTCGTAATAGTTGAATTATGCATTAATGCATGTTAGATATAACCCATATGGTGAATCCTATCATGAAGACATTGAAGGTAATGTTGTAATATCTTTAGGTGATAATTTGTCAAAGAGGCTCTATACATGTTTTGCTTCATTTAATCTGATATACTATTTGTTTGTAATTTAAAAGAAATGGTAATTTGTTCACTTTTCTTTATTAGAATGAATATTTTAACCCATTAAAGCATTGAGAGTGTATGCAATTCAAAAGTACCCAttcataagtaaatgggtcaaTATTTCAACCTCCAGTTTCATGATTATTTTGTTAATCAATTGCAAATCAGTTTTTTGTTTCATTGGTTGTTTTCAATTTTTTGTTGGTCCTTTCATGCAAGCATGCTATAATTGCCAAGCAGCAATTATAAGATATTTAGATCTAGGTAGATAGAACAATAGAGTTTAAGGACAACCAATTGTAGTACTTAAGCTAAATTGCTTACAAACCTTATTCTTTTATATTTTGAGCAAATGCAGCTATCAAAGTCCAATTTAGGAAATTCCTAATGCTATTGCCGCCGCTGTTGTCGCTACTGATCTCGTGttgtttgtttttattttgtattaGGTGAATCGAAGGTGGTTGCTGCAGTTTTTTTTGACTAAAAGCTGATCTTTGATCTCAATTTCTTGACTGATGCTCATGTACGTATATGCTTTATAGGTCAAAGTggtggtttttaattttttttacaaaatgtGTGCCCACTGGCTGTTTCAGAGGATCGCATTGAGAGGACTATGTATAATCACAAAGAAGTTGTTATTTAACACTTCATGTAGGAAGAAGCCGGTTTTATATGCCACAAAAACACATAAACACAAAAACAACAAACGAACGTTCCAATGGGTTTTTCTTAGGTAATATTTTAACAATTTTTATTCTTTTTGCTCAGGTAGTTGATTTGTGTCGATTTTTAGGGTTCTTTGATGGGCTTATTTCAAGTGTTGGATCTCAATGAACACGCGTCGGTTTGTTTGATTATATAATTGTTAATTAGGTTAATGCTTTGGGGAATAACAAATAATGAATGAGAAGATTATATATGAGACATAACGTGCATGAATCGAGAAAGTAAAATAGGTGAAATTTCTGGATCACACATATGTGGCGCATGTATCATTTTTGCAGCTTCTGGTCAGCTATTTTGCAACTTTTTTCTTCTCTTTTTACCTTTTTCATATTCATCTTATTAGGTAAGAAATTGATGTCATATCAAGAGAGTTTATCGGATTTGGAGATATGTGTAAAGATCCACAGTTAGAGTGTCGTTTCTTTTCCAGGTAAAACTGTTACTCTATTTTACATGATTGTTAATTATGGAAAATTTATATTCACATCTAATAGGTGGCAATTTGTGACCCATTTACTCATTCTGGTGATCTCTATTTTACCTGATTGTTAATTTTCTTAAACATCAAAGCGTTAGGGTTTGATATCCCATTGAATTTACGGAGATCAGGTAAACCCCTAAATGTTTATTGTAAGATTTTCAATACCACAATGTTCGTCGATCAATATTAATATATCAGATTAAATTGGTTTTTACAAGGGTTTTTTGATGAATACCATTTCGTAAATCAAATTGATTAAACGGTTTCGTGATTTAGTAAGGTTTGATTGATTTTTTTTATTAACCTGGGTatccaacttttttttttttttgaactgacTAATCCTAGGGCGACTACCTACTTTGATTGATGAATACATATTTTTTACACTGCTAAATATTGTTTTGGACTGCAAGTGTTTTCTTAAAAGCTTGATTGAACTTATAAATGACGTAAGTGTTTTCGTGAGAAAGCAATTAGTTACATGTCTGATACACTGCTCTATAGAATACAATATAATTTTCAATCAGATCCTTTGATCATATGTATAACCAGATGGACGATTTCAAATTTAGAGTCAATTTCGTATGCGTGTCCTTATCAGTTATTATATGTATTTGTATACTAATTTTCTTACTATATTGTTTTGGCAAGTCCACTTTGTTGCATTTTCAGCCGGAATCTACTAATGGGATACCTCCATAAGTGTGCCTGAAGTTTCGCGTAAGGAAGATATGATCGCaacgtaaaggtattcatttctTCTACTTAACTACTTTTTTTTCGAAACACGACATACCGTATAATCTAAGTAAACATGTTTCTGCATGGTCACTTTTTAAtcatacaataaataaataaatcttttGTGACAGTTGCATTCTATATAGTTATCGTTTAAAAATGAAGTTTGTAGATGTGCGGTACAGTCAGTTGTAACATTATATGTAATACTTGTGGGAGCTTATCCTTTGAAATATTTTATTGAATGAGGCTAACAGTTTTCTCAATTAGTGAATTTAATTAATGATGTAGGTGATGTTGCTATTAAGCTAACTAAATTCACTGAAAACGAATAACTATAAAATGCTAAATAAAATCGACGGCCAAACTTAgagtcaagatcacacgaaaatatgaacatttaaaaaagacacttcgttaggcgggaaaacgattgacAAAATAACATTcatgataatattgatcgtgaagaatgttaacgttttttttcttcatgttttgtgaagtaaaatttagctcggtttagagtttagagtttaggatttaggtttTTGGGTTTAGGGAATGTCAATTGTTAACAATTTGAGGGATGAGAACATTTTGTAGTATTGTGGTTATcaaattttttgttatttatttttttagatTATAATTTGTTTGCTTTATTATCGTTAATATAACATTACTACTTAAACTTTTCTGGTTTCTTAACAACCTAACAAGtactatataaaatatgattattttGGCAATTAATTTTCGGTTCATCCCTAAAAAAACTCCGTGAATTCGCGGGTATTAAGCTAgtagtggtgatgatggtgatggtggcAGCGGTGGCGGCGGCGGCGACGACTACGACGACGACGAGGCACCAATGTGGTtccatgtcacacccccaaatagggtcaggGGAATTTGTGACCATTCATATCATAACACAATTgtataacgagaacgactctatatgagacgttttgaaataaacctttattaataaaacagcggaaacaTTAAGAGTGTTTACATCAAATCCAAACTGAAATAGTAATAGTTTtaaaatgcaaagtaaatgtaatgaaatgaagacttcaTGCAACAGCATTTaattcatcaagtagcagtcatggcaatcatcttattcgtcacctgagacaaaacatgcttaaagtgtcaaccaaaaaggttgagtaaaattcataggtttatataatatgcattagaccacaagatttagtttaaagttgattgataccaaacatatcaatctaaaagtgttgctaaagtttgtaatatcgcgactaaacaaaagttacctcgTGACACTTTGTTATTCAgagtcgttgaatcattattatgtaaccaaagaccaacggtcgaatggttagagacgttactctcaataggcctattcgcaataattaagtttgccttttatacgcaacaattgacgatattacggtgaggatttgcatgaatcaaagcatgacagcataataacatttgagtacttgtgtctatacgtaaaacagttataaagcaagcatgtgtctcaccctaaaagttATAAACAATTtaataaacagtaaaagtggggctatgaaaatcaccttaaatagcagttgaagtattccactcaagaaaggaaagtaaagcaagtaagtgaccgggatatcaacctaaaggtataacgttcgatcagtaaatgtctaatagaccaagtgtatgtttattaatataatgaattatattaatagtgacaatccaaaataggaaggtttcaacttatggaaagtttataagttcaggttatattcattagtaagacgttgtacaacttgactcaaacttcgttgctatcaaataagtcaggaatgaccagatgtaaccgggggcccgggactcttgaccagaatctaagtcatggcattcgagatccacaagcttacccataaatggaaacctagacatcattcacttacgactgtaagtagcgatgaagtttgtatatagtgcacgttatctttagaGTATAACCTTGACGTTATGTGCATATAGAATTACGACACATTGATATAATTTACTTATACAGTAAATAtatattatgttaagtttgaatatatttaatattattaatgtattatcattattaatttattttaaaattaatcttataacaaagtattataagtttaattatgtagataggttaaatatataataattatgtcttACATATTTATTACAGATCTtaaatttatatactattatttgattaatataaatcttatatttattatatatatcgaaatttatatatatataaattatctaaattcaaatttatatataaataaatcatctaataattctaattaatattttattgaaTTCAAATCAGTAGATAATTTGTACaaaattttataaaaatgttttataaaattaaaactaatcttTATGCTTTAATTATGATTTTACTTAATCGATTAGTATCTAAAATACAAAAAATAGAAAAAtgaatataaatttatattttatatttttctcaGTACCTAAATATCACAATaaacatataaaaattttataaaattattcccATTACGTtttgtatttaatttgtatttatttttatttttaaatcgtAAAAAAgcttaaataataaaaaatataattcgACTAAAAACAtttgtttttataatttttgcttgattatataagttttataatttcagaaaaattatatatatatttttattgtcGTTTACACTATTTATTtcaatttttaccttatttttacatataaataatacataatttgaaattaatttttatataatttgtattgctctaataaattaagtttaatattCTACTTTACTAGAAAaatagtttaataatttatttaacccttttcttaatttattttaattttttttatatatgccgattatgtatatatatttaataaactatttttaattatttaaaatataaaaacctgATATACATTCGAAAAAATATTTTTCTCAGATctcataatactttttaataattatcatgtacaaattacaatttattaaatttgttatatatttattaaaataattaaaaaaatagcGGCTGGaataataaaaacaaaattaatttttaaaaatacaaaatcgaCTTATTAATCTAGAAAACTAATTTTTATAGATCATAAACTTCATGTTGATAATTATCATGCAAAGTTTTGTATTTAATTATGTTATagattaattaaaaata
This genomic interval carries:
- the LOC139900049 gene encoding uncharacterized protein, producing the protein MVATTRSADDVSMFEQLQASVAEISKTMAEMSKQIGNNNSRINGFLTQQQYLTDELQRVRNGEGASNRGSQITRLTKLEFPKFDGTDVKEWLYHCNQFFVVDRIDEDDKIRIASIHLQKKALTWHQQFIRHTGLVQVYNDEFEALLNKVEVNEKQAISLYVAGLQKEIEMPVRMFRPRTLEDAMCLAKMQEETLTATRKSFDQYTPKVTATSNRRQLTQKEIEEKRAKHLCFYCDEKYVPGHKCSGQLYSLEVLGASEADNDEPAFDCNDEIMWEDGIEKDEYTQVISLNALNGTPQISLNALKGANSYQLMRVMGHIRDHSLDILIDSGSSHNFLDLATTKQLGCKLEGIDPMLVLVPGGSKLMSTNQCEKLTWQICGQTFTSDMVFIPLGGSEMVLGIHWLKTLGDIVWNFKNLKMTFHYMGKKVELRGKQKVDAKGQHRSTAQLNAMHLCVYPASLWSMEMQEGKADVQGQTLAFQSLLHKYQDIFVVPTQLPPKRSCDHKISLKPDTQPINLRPYRHSPTQKDAIEDMVKELLDSGVIRSSQSPYSSPIVLVKKKDGSWCMCVDYRELNKHTIKDKFPIPLVEELIDELGGSQIFSKLDLRSGYHRIRMHDQDIEKTAFRTHEGHYEFLVMPFGLTNAPSTFQALMNEVFKPFLRKFTLVFFDDILVYSSNLQEHLKHLEMVLKVMQQHQLFAKMSKCVFGTNKVEYLGHVISDKGVSTDPSKIEAMANWPMPINLKQLRGSLD